Within the Eucalyptus grandis isolate ANBG69807.140 chromosome 1, ASM1654582v1, whole genome shotgun sequence genome, the region acaaaaaaatcacaaaaattgtaaactgtgacaaacggaacgtaaaatttcaaatttgtataCCAATCAACacgtcacgtgtcatttaacttaataatttaactgtaaaatttaataaaaactaataaagggtaaatttgtcacaagtatatcagtttgaggtaaatttgtcaaagatatactagtttggagtttttggtggtcaaaaaaatagtttgggctaaatttgtcacaggtgtaccagtttggggtttttcaaggtattaacccttattattattattattatacaATTAAAACAATATGTAGTCGATTGATAActacataaaaaaagaaaagagataagGCCATTTGCACATAGAGTGTTCAAtgtgtttgttttatttttattttttgggaaaaaatagTGCATATATTGCAAAAGGAAATTTGACGCAAACAACTTTATTCACATTTGATTTTAGCATAAAACTTTACTAGCACAACAGTCTTGGGATACTGTGAGAATAACGGTATATTATgagtcacaaattcttgaaaaaagtAAGTTTCAtagtaatttataattatttgtgacTTGATTTTTTATGCTTCAGAATTGACTATTATTTTCACAATATATTCAAAACCGTCACACAATTAtttctctcgatttttttttttcgtgagaAAAATGGAGCATCACGAATAGCCTTAAGTCTCTCTTTGACTCCAAGAGAACGAGTCCACTCATATAATGGTGGTCACGGTCGGTCTTGAAGccgcccaccaccaccacgcACGCGACCGATTTCACTTGCAGCTCTCAAGAGGAGCACCGCACAAGCACCGGTTGTGGAAGTAGGACTCGTAACCGAAGCTCTGCATTTGCCCTCCGGCCGGAATCTTCCCGCACAGCGCGTTGTAACTCAGGTCCAAAGACTCGAGCTCAGCGGAGATCCTGTTGTGGCTCAGGTCCAGTCCAGTCAGGCTCTCTTGTAACTCGACCCTCGATAGGTCGAACTCGAACGCGTTCCCCGAGAGGTTGATCTTCTCCGTGGTCTTGTTTGCCCCGAAGAACACCGACCCGTCCCCCCGCAGCATGTTTCGGGCCAGATTCATATATCCGAAGTTGAACCCTCGGAATGAAGCGGGGACCTCGCTGGAGAGCTGGTTGTCCGACGGGACCAGGTACGGTAGGTTCCCGTCCAGCAGCTTCAGCGACTCGGGGATCGTCCCGGTGAGCTGGTTGCCGTCGAGGCCGAGGTACTGGAGCTTCGGGATCCGCAAGACCGAGCTCGGGATCGACCCGGTGAGTTTGTTGGAGGATAGGTTCAGGTACGTCAGGTTCTTGAGGAGGCTGAGATAAGAAGGGATGGTCCCGGCGAGGTTGATGGCGGTGAAGGTGATGAACTTGAGGTCCTTGAGGTCCTTGAGGTTGACAATGGCGGGCGGGATGGAGCCGGAAAGGCCCGTTAGGTTCTGGAGGGCGAGGTCCTCAAGGGCGGCGAGGTTGCTGATGGCGGTTGGGATGGGGGCGGTGGGGGCGAAGCCACCGTCGGTGATGAAGAGGGAGACGATGCGGTGGGTGGTGAGGTCGCAGTAGATGGAGGACCCGTTGCAGCAGTCGGTGTTGGGTCTCCAGAGGAGAGCAAAGGAGGGTCGTTGAGGGAGGTCTTGATACGGAGGAGGGCGGCTTTGTCATCCGGATGGCAGAGCTCGGAGGAGGCGGGGCGGAGGACGGCAGAAATGGATAGGGAGAGGAGGAAGGGAAGGAGGAGACGGGGGTGGTTCAACATTGTTGTTGTTGGAGGACTTGTGGAGGGTGGTGGATGGGATTGCACTTGCATGGACAAGATTGGATAACTCCATTTATAAGAAATTGCGATCACTCTGAAATTTCCTCAATTATCAATTGCTAACACAGTTTATTTTGGGAACGTTTAATCCAcatattttctaaaatcaagttttatcgatatatatatatatttttggtaacCAAGAATTTGTTGGGCCGGCAACTCACGGCCCATATGATGCCCGATGCACCTCGAACCAAGCGTCAATACCTTAGAGGAGGCTAGCTCAGGACCTCAACACTATGACTCCCGCTTAAGACACTTTAACAACAAGAGGGCTCGAACCCTCGACGTTTGTGGTGGAAGGGAGAACGCACACTAACTATGTTGTCTGTGGTTAGGTGATATTATATTACTTGCatagtaaaatataaaaaataaatcaaagtgtCGAACACATAgagtgcgaatggtaacgtttcggttcttttttgttctagggaacaaaaaaaaaaaaaaagtgtttctgttccgggaaacaatttttgaacaaaagaacacgtttagtaacgtttgttccgggaataaaaatgaatagaaacacgtttggtaaattttattattttttgtttcttttaattttaaacatttttattttcttttttttttttttttttcggcggtcaccggcctccggcgactcggccgggggccggcagcctcgcccaaccatggcaaggctcggcgtcgccggccatggccgaggccggcgaccaccaaagaaaaaaagaaaaaaagaagaagaaaagaaagagagaaaaacgtttcttcaaaattatttaacaaaaagaacttttttgtgtttttttttgctccaattttgttctgggaacaaaaaaaaaaaacaaaaaaaacgcaaccaaacgttttgttcttttttttaaaagaacaaaaaaagtacaaaagtgtttcataaacactttttggagCGTTTCCATGCAGGGCCCTACATTCCGAAAAAACTCATGTggcatcaattcaatcaatgaCAGCACGGCATCCAAGTTCGAAGTCAATGTCAGCCCATCTCAGAAGACTCACTTTAACAAGTTGCAGCTAAACGTCAAACGCAGCTATGCCTCCCCACAAGGTAGTGAACGAGGGGATCAGCCATCGCGTTGGACTCCGCTTTGATTGTAGACcaaatgtgattttttattatatatgtttAGAGTTTATATCTTCTATTTAGAGAGAAAAATTTGTATTTGTTTGACCATCTTTGAACCACCCTAGAGaaagtctaaactttttttctttttctttttttaaagacgAAGCCTTATGACCTCTGATTCTCTTCTCCATTTTTGGGCTAGTCTTGTTTTGTCTGAACCCTCGATTTCCTATATATAGAAACCGAATTCcctcacaaagaaaaaaacatcaaactCGATCAAAAACATCATCAAGCCACGCGTACACACACAGAAAGCACCGAAGCACCAAAGCAATGTCGAGCTTCCACTTCCACTTAATTCTCTTCTCCCTCCTCGCCTCCTCCGCCGTCCTCCCCTCCTTCTCCGCCACCACCGAGCTCTGCAATGCCGACGACAAGAGGGCCCTCCTCCGGATCAAGAAAGCCTTCAACGATGCCTACGTCCTCTCCTCCTGGGACGCGGCCACCGACTGCTGCGAGTGGAACAACGTCGAGTGTGATGGCACCACCCACCGCATCGTCACCCTCAATGTCCCCCGCGGTGGCCTCTCTGGCTCCATCCCCTCAGATGTGGGCGACCTCCCTTACCTCGAGACCATCTACCTCCACAAGCAGCCCAACCTCACTGGAAACATCCCCCGCTCCCTCCTCAAGCTCAAGAACCTCCAGTACTTGACCCTCAGTTACAACAACCTCTCCGGCTCCATCCCGGGATTCCTCGGCGACCTCACCAACCTCATCTTCCTCGATCTATCCTACAACCGTTTCTCGGGCCCAATCCCAAGCTCCCTCTCCAACCCCCCGAACCTCCGGTCCCTTCGGCTCGACCGCAACGCCCTCACCGGCTCAATCCCCGCCTCGCTCAGCCATATACAGGGCAGCAGCCCTTACC harbors:
- the LOC104432194 gene encoding polygalacturonase inhibitor-like, which encodes MELSNLVHASAIPSTTLHKSSNNNNVEPPPPNTDCCNGSSIYCDLTTHRIVSLFITDGGFAPTAPIPTAISNLAALEDLALQNLTGLSGSIPPAIVNLKDLKDLKFITFTAINLAGTIPSYLSLLKNLTYLNLSSNKLTGSIPSSVLRIPKLQYLGLDGNQLTGTIPESLKLLDGNLPYLVPSDNQLSSEVPASFRGFNFGYMNLARNMLRGDGSVFFGANKTTEKINLSGNAFEFDLSRVELQESLTGLDLSHNRISAELESLDLSYNALCGKIPAGGQMQSFGYESYFHNRCLCGAPLESCK
- the LOC104445695 gene encoding polygalacturonase inhibitor translates to MSSFHFHLILFSLLASSAVLPSFSATTELCNADDKRALLRIKKAFNDAYVLSSWDAATDCCEWNNVECDGTTHRIVTLNVPRGGLSGSIPSDVGDLPYLETIYLHKQPNLTGNIPRSLLKLKNLQYLTLSYNNLSGSIPGFLGDLTNLIFLDLSYNRFSGPIPSSLSNPPNLRSLRLDRNALTGSIPASLSHIQGSSPYLYLSHNQLTGEVPAALGDVDFTYIDLSWNQLSGNPSALFGLNKSAQQIYLARNMFEFNMSEMEPPQESLIALDLNHNKIFGGIPAAMTGVTYLQIFNVSYNRLCGEIPVGGRLQRFDSTAYFHNRCLCGTPLDSCK